One Oncorhynchus kisutch isolate 150728-3 linkage group LG11, Okis_V2, whole genome shotgun sequence genomic region harbors:
- the LOC109899851 gene encoding ligand-dependent corepressor, protein MASLCKKQQCTIERRGFRQELDSWRHKLIHCVGFESILEGLFGSGLLEDLTLFKDCEPEGVSDWSFDENCLFCCLRRDKVKEHLVGLSNQGLESGAKPLLVKDQIKINRLEKQAEEFLSAVLYKKDVPSFSDLHIPVVAREIMQRMIRQFAAEYTSKNSSSSQDIPSAPSPATQPHSDQSLPPPPSLPPAASLGGTATSSVPSQNPVLSKLLMADQDSPLDLTVKKLPPQPVEQDGVLDLSLKKGWARSSMSSHHSPHLSQMSTLRGRSLRADGQAGLPMRSLQDGRRRENFGHSAPLKPTSPLGHVPHIKQEVNQDSDTELSPNQNYTSRPFDHLSLSRYGSPSWASKTHFGALLKLRANSGAGDHLKDLPSLLEAAGLFKSPSCGKAILQARRDQGLSLSHSPPVDLKIPQVRGLGGLGVDLSWGSLSSDSYSLPSPHCENSLGKRLRSILPKHGRRGSSGGLDGPGRDGEYWGSSDADRPASGGQYPTSDPEADLCNKQPRKKRGRYRQYNTELLEEAIEVVMGGKMSVSKAQTVYGIPHSTLEYKVKERLGTLKHPPKKKLKLMSHMEELEGMEAPEGKEALDAPLDPQESLCEGRPSVSVPRENGRELLGTGLSPDK, encoded by the exons GTTTTGAGAGcattttagaagggttgtttgGGTCGGGGCTGCTGGAGGATCTAACGTTATTTAAAG ACTGTGAGCCTGAAGGTGTGTCAGACTGGTCATTTGATGAGAACTGCCTGTTCTGCTGCTTAAGACGAGACAAAGTCAAg GAGCACTTAGTTGGCCTGAGCAACCAGGGGTTGGAGAGTGGGGCTAAACCCCTGCTGGTCAAAGACCAGATTAAGATCAACAGACTCGAGAAACAAGCTGAGGAATTCCTCAGTGCAGTCCTCTACAAAAAAG atGTCCCCAGCTTCTCAGACCTGCACATTCCAGTAGTGGCTCGGGAGATAATGCAGAGGATGATCCGCCAGTTTGCTGCCGAATATACCTCAAAAAACAGCTCCTCTTCTCAGGACATCCCCTCTGCCCCCAGCCCTGCTACCCAGCCCCACTCAGATCAGAGCCTGCCACCTCCACCCTCGCTGCCCCCTGCTGCCAGCCTTGGTGGTACTGCTACATCCTCCGTACCCAGCCAGAACCCTGTCCTCTCCAAGCTGCTTATGGCCGACCAGGACTCGCCTCTCGACCTCACTGTCAAAAAGCTTCCGCCACAGCCTGTAGAACAAG ATGGAGTCCTGGACCTGTCACTCAAAAAGGGATGGGCCAGAAGCAGCATGTCATCGCACCACAGCCCTCACCTTTCCCAGATGTCCACTCTCAGAGG GCGTTCCCTGAGAGCTGACGGACAGGCCGGGCTGCCTATGAGGAGCCTgcaggatgggaggaggagggagaatttCGGCCACTCCGCCCCTTTAAAGCCCACCTCGCCACTCGGTCATGTGCCGCACATCAAACAGGAAGTGAACCAGGATTCCGACACCGAGTTGTCTCCCAACCAGAACTACACCTCCAGACCCTTcgaccacctctctctctctaggtatggTTCTCCGTCCTGGGCCTCCAAGACCCACTTCGGGGCCCTCTTGAAGCTCCGGGCCAACAGCGGAGCCGGGGACCACCTCAAAGACCTACCGAGCCTGCTGGAGGCCGCGGGGCTCTTCAAGTCCCCCTCCTGTGGGAAGGCAATCCTCCAGGCCCGGAGAGACCAGGGGctctccctttctcactcccCGCCCGTAGACCTCAAAATCCCCCAGGTGCGAGGCCTAGGAGGCCTGGGGGTGGACCTCTCCTGGGGCTCCCTGAGCTCTGATTCCTACAGCCTCCCTAGCCCCCACTGTGAGAACAGCCTCGGGAAGAGGCTTAGGTCCATCCTGCCCAAACACGGTCGCCGGGGAAGCAGTGGAGGTCTGGACGGTCCTGGAAGAGATGGGGAGTACTGGGGTTCATCTGATGCAGACCGCCCTGCCTCTGGGGGGCAGTACCCTACCTCTGACCCTGAGGCAGACCTCTGCAACAAGCAGCCGAGGAAGAAGAGGGGAAGATACCGTCAGTACAACACAGAGCTGCTAGAAGAAGCTATAGAAGTGGTTATGGGGGGGAAGATGAGCGTGTCCAAGGCTCAGACCGTCTATGGGATCCCTCACAGCACTCTGGAGTATAAAGTCAAGGAGCGCCTTGGCACCCTGAAACACCCGCCCAAGAAGAAGCTGAAGCTGATGAGCCACATGGAGGAACTGGAGGGTATGGAGGCCCCAGAGGGCAAAGAAGCTCTGGATGCGCCCCTGGACCCCCAGGAGTCGCTGTGTGAGGGGAGACCGTCTGTGTCTGTGCCCAGAGAAAATGGCAGGGAGCTGCTTGGCACAGGCCTCTCACCAGACAAgtga